The Perca fluviatilis chromosome 24, GENO_Pfluv_1.0, whole genome shotgun sequence genome has a window encoding:
- the LOC120554145 gene encoding insulin receptor substrate 1-like has product MNENAEGHSRCADQERSLPASTSPLSSSSCRSTQTWLPPDWPLRPSWTNYRPKEQDQASRHHYVEMQSSPASRFYEELFCASQTSNTLAGTLMASSLPQSDVVKQSSLGKLERNHTRYFVLRAGSHTGPSRLEWYKSQEKFTAVEKSAGKAALYGSSKQGVIYLRCCLGVSRSSSSRKGHTVALYAKDQTMVLVVENQWEQAEWYLAIKKLMEEEQKDEEHGEGFDEEDDGYCTLPPAASFKEVWPVTVKPRGLGYSKSLLGESRLCLTATSLTLVRVAACSDLPSVTIPLLSVRRFGHLDGSFFLELGRSALNGPGEIWMEARDQGNPAVAQHIHEVVRETVRALRALPDFSRSPTANPNHLQNLLASKRCRPKYRDKLVNVRPLGSRLALPPRNSEIQTSPTKCDLEPGKPHKTEPDSDPSPTAHLSPVRLHQSSVPETGSYMEMKTDHRLPINKGGDNDCRRTAVVTGDQCGVAASGMEGWEPGEEQGPGYMMMSPQGSRGPSVLPQDDYVTMASPHEHSWLAYSSPSSPSSSLQSSFNSSTSDRRSPLHPSHHQTNEHSGPRWLVTSVQQSETEAGQSQMSIGCSTQPQDDARQEQASAKQRLLPAQTRATSSPVRSVDGSGMLTPFAASGPGHSRSIQASPNSGTGRSSRLQAASRQFVRRYRLSFCLPCCLQAEDRH; this is encoded by the exons atgaatgaaaatgcaGAAGGGCACAGCAGGTGTGCCGACCAAGAGAGGTCTCTCCCTGCTTCCACCTCCCCTCTGTCGTCTTCCAGCTGCAGGTCGACCCAAACATGGCTGCCTCCCGACTGGCCTCTGCGGCCTTCCTGGACGAACTATCGTCCAAAGGAGCAGGACCAAGCTTCTCGGCACCATTACGTCGAGATGCAGTCGAGTCCTGCGTCTCGTTTCTATGAGGAACTCTTCTGTGCCAGCCAGACGTCCAACACTCTGGCTGGCACCCTCATGGCCTCCTCCCTGCCACAGAGCGACGTGGTGAAACAAAGTTCCCTGGGGAAACTGGAGCGGAACCACACAAGATATTTTGTCCTGAGAGCAGGAAGTCACACCGGGCCGAGCCGACTCGAGTGGTACAAAAGCCAGGAGAAGTTCACCGCGGTGGAGAAGTCTGCTGGTAAAGCTGCGCTGTATGGCTCAAGCAAGCAAGG GGTGATTTATCTGAGGTGCTGTCTTGGTGTGAGCCGGAGTAGCAGTTCCAGGAAAGGCCACACAGTGGCGCTGTATGCCAAGGATCAAACCATGGTGCTGGTGGTGGAGAACCAGTGGGAACAAGCCGAGTGGTATCTGGCCATCAAGAAACTGATGGAGGAAGAGCAGAAGGATGAAGAGCATGGAGAAGGGTTTGATGAAGAGGATGATGGGTATTGCACTCTGCCCCCTGCTGCTTCTTTTAAAGAG GTTTGGCCCGTCACGGTGAAGCCCAGAGGTCTGGGTTATTCCAAGTCCCTGTTGGGGGAGAGCCGGCTCTGCCTCACCGCTACGTCTCTCACCTTGGTCAGAGTGGCGGCATGCAGTGACTTGCCGTCGGTAACGATACCTTTGCTCAGTGTCCGGCGCTTTGGCCACTTGGATGGTTCATTCTTCTTGGAGCTCGGCAGGTCGGCACTAAATGGTCCCGGAGAGATCTGGATGGAAGCTAGGGACCAAG GAAACCCAGCAGTAGCCCAGCACATTCATGAGGTGGTTCGCGAGACGGTAAGGGCACTGCGAGCTCTTCCTGACTTCAGCCGCTCACCGACCGCCAATCCCAATCACCTTCAGAACCTTCTGGCCTCAAAACGCTGCCGACCCAAATACAGAGACAAACTGGTGAATGTGAGGCCGCTTGGTTCACGCCTGGCCCTGCCTCCCAGAAACTCTGAAATCCAGACCAGTCCAACTAAATGTGACCTCGAGCCCGGCAAACCACACAAAACGGAGCCTGACTCCGATCCGAGCCCCACCGCACATCTCAGCCCTGTCAGACTCCATCAGAGCTCCGTGCCTGAGACTGGCAGCTACATGGAAATGAAAACGGACCATCGTCTCCCCATAAACAAAGGGGGAGATAACGACTGCAGGAGAACTGCCGTGGTGACCGGGGACCAGTGCGGTGTTGCCGCCAGCGGGATGGAGGGCTGGGAGCCAGGTGAGGAGCAGGGGCCGGGGTACATGATGATGTCTCCACAGGGAAGCCGCGGACCGTCTGTGCTGCCTCAGGATGACTATGTGACCATGGCGAGTCCACATGAACACAGCTGGCTAGCTTACTcgtccccctcctccccctcctcttcccTTCAGTCATCCTTCAACAG ctccACCTCTGACCGACGCTCTCCTCTGCACCCATCGCATCATCAGACCAATGAGCACAGCGGGCCGCGCTGGCTGGTGACCTCAGTCCAACAGTCAGAAACCGAAGCTGGCCAATCACAGATGAGCATCGGCTGCTCCACCCAACCACAGGATGATGCAAGGCAGGAGCAGGCGTCAGCCAAGCAGAGACTCCTCCCGGCACAGACCCGGGCCACCTCGTCTCCTGTGAGGAGCGTTGATGGGTCTGGCATGTTGACTCCATTTGCCGCAAGTGGACCAGGCCATTCCAGGTCAATTCAGGCTAGCCCAAACTCTGGTACTGGCCGGTCCAGCCGACTCCAAGCGGCATCACGCCAGTTTGTTAGAAGATACCGGCTTTCTTTTTGCCTGCCTTGTTGCCTGCAAGCTGAGGACAGGCATTGA